From a single Nostoc sp. MS1 genomic region:
- a CDS encoding response regulator: MCHSISLQKGLRVLVVDNDFDSCVLLMVLFAEYGVKTTTAICATQALDIIQQAPPDLLISEIMLPDDDGYSFIRKVKAWEKTYGVEIPAIALTVCVKESDRLHALAAGFCRYLVKPINVDELIATIAHITGQGMSAKACC; this comes from the coding sequence ATGTGTCATTCAATTTCGCTGCAAAAAGGTTTACGAGTGCTAGTAGTGGATAATGATTTTGATTCTTGTGTGCTACTAATGGTTTTGTTTGCTGAATATGGGGTTAAGACAACCACAGCAATTTGTGCCACTCAAGCTCTCGACATAATTCAACAAGCTCCACCAGACCTTTTGATCAGCGAAATCATGCTGCCCGATGATGATGGATACTCATTCATCCGCAAAGTGAAAGCCTGGGAAAAAACTTATGGCGTTGAGATTCCAGCGATCGCACTCACCGTATGCGTTAAAGAAAGTGATCGCCTTCATGCCCTCGCGGCTGGATTTTGCCGATACTTAGTTAAACCAATAAATGTTGACGAGTTAATTGCCACAATCGCTCATATTACAGGACAAGGAATGTCAGCCAAGGCCTGCTGTTAA
- a CDS encoding ATP-binding protein → MSEAQPVSLDDILITASLAERSPRVANLQAEIRSLHSLARQLAQQPQTMLQALVATAVELCLAGSAGVSLLDVTPDGEEIFRWSAISGSLKEYEQRTTPRNYSPCGICLDRQAPILYSYPERYFTYLQTAKLSIVEGLVIPLMNGDQPLGTIWIVSHDPARQFDAEDLRIMTSLADFTSAALDSIHLRQTTEVALQHQHFLANATKVLAESIDYKTTLLNIAQLAVPFLADLCFFDVLNTDSQIERVGWHHREQDWFEQLQHYLQLPDCESHLFTNLLDSSQANFVPYVTKAWLQNATTCADCRQFMQEFQVRSLISVPLIAHGHHLGVLTVCLTADSDRQYIPADLAVAEELGHGAALALSNARLYQQAQEANRIKDEFLAVLSHELRSPLNPILGWLQMIKRGNLSATQTAQAWATIERNAKLQAKLVDDLLDVSAILQGKLSLNVEQVNLVATIQAAIDTVQLSAQAKSIEINTRLNSQVVTILGDATRLQQVAWNLLANAVKFTPQGGRVEVGLEQIEGYAQIVVSDTGIGIDPNFLPYVFDYFWQVDGATTRQFGGLGLGLAIVRQIIEAHGGTVWAESLGKGQGAIFTLRLPLMPAQATKEGDKLLEDAVNLQGTQILVVDNEPDSLEFIALALEQSGANVITANSAAEALQLFTQSQPTLLISDIGMPDEDGYMLMQQVRALPPEQGGQVLAIALTAYAGYANYQQAIAAGFQHHLVKPVDPEVLIKAITDLLKENQP, encoded by the coding sequence ATGTCTGAGGCACAGCCTGTAAGTTTAGATGACATTTTAATTACAGCCTCTTTAGCCGAGCGATCGCCCAGAGTTGCTAATTTACAAGCAGAAATCCGATCTCTGCACTCACTAGCTCGACAACTAGCACAGCAACCGCAAACCATGCTGCAAGCTCTAGTGGCTACAGCTGTTGAGCTTTGTCTGGCGGGAAGTGCTGGCGTGAGCTTACTTGATGTAACTCCCGATGGGGAAGAAATATTTCGCTGGAGTGCGATCTCTGGTAGCTTAAAAGAGTATGAGCAAAGAACAACACCTAGAAACTATAGTCCTTGCGGCATATGTCTAGATCGTCAAGCGCCTATTCTTTATTCTTATCCTGAACGGTACTTTACTTACTTGCAAACAGCAAAACTTAGTATCGTTGAAGGTCTAGTTATTCCCTTGATGAATGGTGATCAGCCATTAGGTACGATCTGGATTGTGTCCCATGACCCAGCACGGCAGTTTGATGCTGAAGACTTAAGGATCATGACCAGTCTCGCTGATTTTACCTCTGCTGCCCTTGACAGTATTCACTTACGTCAAACGACTGAGGTTGCATTGCAGCATCAGCATTTTCTCGCAAATGCTACTAAAGTTTTGGCAGAGTCGATTGATTACAAAACCACACTATTGAATATTGCACAACTGGCTGTACCGTTTCTGGCTGACTTATGTTTCTTTGATGTCCTCAATACCGATTCTCAGATCGAAAGAGTAGGCTGGCATCACCGCGAACAGGATTGGTTTGAGCAGTTACAGCATTATTTACAGTTGCCAGATTGTGAAAGTCATCTATTTACGAACCTGCTTGACAGTAGTCAGGCTAACTTTGTGCCTTATGTCACCAAGGCGTGGCTACAAAATGCTACCACCTGTGCTGATTGTCGGCAATTTATGCAAGAGTTTCAGGTGCGATCGCTAATTAGTGTGCCTCTGATTGCTCATGGTCATCATCTGGGAGTATTAACCGTTTGCTTGACCGCAGACTCTGATCGCCAATACATTCCAGCCGACTTGGCAGTGGCAGAAGAATTAGGACATGGGGCAGCATTGGCTTTATCTAACGCCCGGCTTTACCAGCAGGCACAGGAAGCCAACCGCATCAAAGATGAGTTTTTGGCAGTGTTATCGCACGAATTGCGATCGCCCCTCAACCCCATTTTAGGTTGGCTACAGATGATCAAAAGAGGTAATTTGAGCGCCACTCAAACTGCACAAGCTTGGGCAACGATTGAGCGTAATGCCAAATTGCAAGCCAAATTGGTTGATGATCTACTAGATGTCTCTGCTATTTTGCAAGGCAAGCTTAGTCTCAATGTAGAGCAAGTTAATCTAGTGGCTACAATTCAAGCCGCCATCGATACTGTGCAGTTATCAGCCCAAGCCAAATCAATTGAGATCAACACAAGATTAAATTCTCAAGTCGTGACTATTTTGGGTGATGCCACTCGTTTACAGCAAGTCGCCTGGAATCTTCTCGCTAATGCGGTTAAGTTTACACCCCAAGGAGGGCGGGTGGAAGTCGGGTTAGAGCAAATTGAGGGTTATGCTCAGATCGTGGTGAGTGACACAGGCATTGGCATTGATCCCAATTTTTTACCTTACGTGTTTGACTACTTCTGGCAAGTCGATGGCGCAACTACCCGCCAGTTTGGGGGACTGGGTTTAGGGTTGGCAATTGTGCGTCAGATTATTGAGGCACATGGAGGAACGGTGTGGGCAGAAAGTCTGGGTAAAGGACAGGGGGCAATTTTTACACTGAGATTGCCATTGATGCCTGCTCAAGCTACCAAAGAGGGAGATAAGCTTTTAGAGGATGCGGTTAATTTGCAGGGAACTCAAATTTTAGTAGTAGATAATGAGCCAGATTCGTTAGAGTTCATCGCTTTGGCGTTGGAGCAGTCTGGAGCAAATGTGATTACAGCCAATTCCGCCGCCGAAGCGTTGCAATTGTTCACCCAATCTCAACCGACTTTACTAATTAGTGACATTGGTATGCCAGATGAGGATGGCTATATGCTGATGCAGCAAGTCAGAGCGCTCCCACCAGAACAGGGTGGGCAAGTTTTAGCGATCGCCTTAACTGCTTATGCGGGGTATGCTAATTATCAGCAAGCAATAGCAGCAGGCTTTCAGCACCACTTAGTTAAACCTGTTGATCCAGAGGTGTTAATTAAAGCAATTACTGATTTACTCAAAGAAAACCAACCTTAA
- a CDS encoding type 1 glutamine amidotransferase, producing the protein MTLELTIGWLYPTLMSTYGDRGNVITIERRAQWRGYSVKVLPLDQNATADDIKSVDVIVGGGAQDRQQEIVMRDLQGAKADAMREKIENGTPGVFTCGSPQLLGHYYEPGLGQRIQGLGILDLVSIHPGENTKRCIGNLVIEVTASRLAKDLAEMTGSKAYLVGFENHGGRTKLGKVEALGKVVYGLGNNGEDGTEGAFYQNAIATYSHGPLLPKNPFVADWLIQTALRLKYQQPITLQPLDDTLAMQAREAMFKKLQVNPPKSTVVAKV; encoded by the coding sequence ATGACCCTAGAATTAACAATCGGTTGGCTATATCCTACATTGATGAGTACCTATGGCGATCGCGGTAATGTGATTACTATAGAACGTCGCGCCCAATGGCGGGGATATAGCGTTAAAGTATTACCTCTAGACCAAAATGCTACAGCAGATGATATTAAATCTGTAGATGTGATAGTTGGTGGTGGCGCACAAGATAGACAGCAAGAAATTGTTATGCGTGATTTGCAAGGTGCGAAAGCTGATGCAATGCGTGAAAAAATTGAAAATGGCACACCAGGAGTTTTTACTTGTGGTTCACCCCAGTTATTAGGACATTATTACGAACCAGGGTTAGGACAGCGTATTCAAGGGTTAGGAATACTTGATTTAGTTTCTATCCATCCTGGGGAGAATACAAAGCGTTGTATCGGTAACTTGGTCATTGAAGTTACAGCCAGCCGTTTGGCGAAAGATTTAGCAGAAATGACGGGAAGCAAAGCCTATTTAGTAGGTTTTGAAAATCACGGTGGTCGGACTAAATTAGGTAAGGTAGAAGCTTTAGGAAAAGTGGTTTATGGTTTAGGAAATAATGGTGAAGATGGTACTGAAGGTGCATTTTATCAGAATGCGATCGCTACTTATTCTCACGGGCCATTGTTACCTAAAAATCCCTTTGTTGCAGACTGGTTAATTCAAACAGCATTACGCTTAAAGTATCAGCAGCCAATTACTTTACAACCTTTAGATGATACTTTAGCTATGCAGGCACGAGAAGCAATGTTTAAAAAGTTGCAAGTTAACCCACCAAAGTCTACTGTAGTAGCTAAAGTTTAA
- a CDS encoding transposase, producing the protein MAGKFEGLSDMEWKLFEDIFPKEPENRGRGMPHAPFRHVLNTLLYILITGCRWCDAPTGEIWASKSAAHRWLQRWETDGTLESLQARILGIAEERSLINWNYGAVDGSFSPWQRWR; encoded by the coding sequence ATGGCGGGGAAATTTGAAGGGTTAAGTGATATGGAGTGGAAGTTGTTTGAAGATATATTCCCCAAGGAACCAGAAAACAGAGGAAGGGGAATGCCTCATGCACCATTTCGTCATGTACTGAACACGTTATTGTATATATTGATAACAGGATGCCGTTGGTGTGATGCTCCCACAGGAGAAATCTGGGCATCAAAAAGTGCAGCGCACAGATGGTTGCAACGTTGGGAAACGGACGGAACTTTGGAAAGTTTACAAGCAAGGATACTAGGAATTGCAGAGGAAAGAAGCCTAATCAACTGGAATTACGGTGCTGTTGATGGGTCTTTTTCCCCCTGGCAAAGGTGGCGGTGA
- a CDS encoding Crp/Fnr family transcriptional regulator — MNAENQILAMLSADVQERLTPHLVLVTLAQGEMIHRPGDVLTHLYFPIDCLFSITITMLNGATAEVGMVGNREVLGINAFMGRSEITQTEYVVQVAGRAMRIDAQILRQEFDRNGELRDLLLRYAQAFLAQVSQTAACNSLHTLEQRLPRWLLETQERIDSNELPLTQDFIAMMLGVRRAGVTLTAQKLQERKLIKYRRGHVQIVNQSGLEASSCECFRTIKTEYDRLLGEK, encoded by the coding sequence ATGAACGCTGAAAATCAAATACTAGCTATGCTGTCTGCGGATGTGCAAGAGCGGCTTACGCCTCATCTGGTTCTTGTCACCTTAGCCCAAGGTGAGATGATTCATAGACCAGGCGATGTGTTGACTCATCTTTATTTTCCAATTGACTGTCTGTTCTCGATCACGATTACGATGCTCAATGGTGCGACAGCAGAGGTGGGGATGGTGGGTAATCGGGAAGTATTGGGGATTAATGCTTTTATGGGCAGAAGTGAAATCACACAAACAGAATACGTCGTCCAAGTAGCAGGTAGGGCGATGAGAATTGATGCCCAAATACTGAGGCAGGAATTTGATCGCAATGGTGAACTACGGGACTTGTTGCTGCGTTATGCTCAGGCGTTTCTGGCTCAAGTTTCCCAAACAGCAGCTTGCAACTCTCTCCACACCCTAGAACAACGCTTACCGCGCTGGCTGCTGGAAACACAAGAGAGAATTGACTCCAATGAGTTACCTCTGACGCAGGATTTTATTGCCATGATGCTGGGTGTAAGGCGAGCAGGGGTGACTCTAACGGCGCAGAAACTACAAGAGCGCAAACTGATCAAATATCGTCGGGGTCATGTGCAGATTGTGAACCAGTCTGGGCTAGAAGCCTCTTCCTGTGAATGTTTCAGAACAATCAAAACTGAATACGATCGCTTACTAGGAGAAAAATAA
- a CDS encoding transposase translates to MGLFPPGKGGGEGVKYGHKGKGILIHTLTDGNGMPLANRTTPANGSETDQVIPLLDSVKVKTNRPGRPRKRVKVLAADKGYDSKDKRAALRKRGIRPQLPRACLEESKKSG, encoded by the coding sequence ATGGGTCTTTTTCCCCCTGGCAAAGGTGGCGGTGAAGGCGTTAAGTACGGTCATAAAGGTAAGGGAATTTTAATACACACCTTAACTGATGGTAATGGTATGCCCTTGGCTAATCGCACAACTCCAGCCAACGGTAGTGAAACAGATCAAGTGATACCACTGTTAGATAGTGTCAAAGTTAAAACGAATAGACCCGGTAGACCTCGTAAACGTGTTAAAGTTCTGGCTGCTGACAAAGGCTATGATTCCAAGGACAAACGGGCTGCATTGCGTAAACGTGGAATCAGACCTCAATTGCCGCGCGCGTGTTTGGAAGAATCGAAAAAATCGGGGTAG
- a CDS encoding sensor histidine kinase yields MLIPNSPINSGFILIVDDNPTNLSVLAQILNQADLSIRIATDGESALELLAEDNELPALIILDVQMPGIDGFETCHRLKSNPETYDIPVIFMTAASDVTSKVKGLSLGAVDYITKPFESEEVLARVRIHLQIQQLTKKQQQWNQELEKKLAEQINVLQKTQVQLVQQEKFAAMGQLIAGVAHEINNPITCIVNNIPPAYEYVKNLIAVIQLYQQYYSQPVPEIENALEELDIEFASDDLFKLLNSMKLSSERIQDISVSLRNFYRSDISTKIAVNLHECLDSTLLILRHRLKALGDRPAIEILKQYGELPKIYCYPGLLNQVFMNLIANAIDAVEDVQQPQIRISTQVTDSQVLITIADNGVGMTEEMTHKLFQPLFTTKPFGKGTGLGLSIASQIIDEKHHGQLKVSSEYGKGSEFIIFLPLS; encoded by the coding sequence ATGCTGATACCAAACTCACCAATAAATTCAGGTTTCATTTTAATTGTTGATGACAACCCAACTAATCTTTCGGTACTAGCACAAATTCTTAATCAGGCTGATTTGTCAATTCGGATAGCTACAGATGGTGAAAGTGCTTTAGAGTTATTGGCAGAAGATAATGAACTTCCAGCACTCATCATCCTTGATGTACAAATGCCCGGAATTGATGGATTTGAAACCTGCCATAGGCTCAAATCTAATCCTGAAACTTATGATATTCCTGTGATTTTTATGACGGCAGCTTCTGATGTTACTAGCAAAGTCAAAGGCTTATCTTTAGGTGCTGTAGATTATATTACTAAACCATTTGAATCTGAAGAAGTTTTAGCTAGAGTCCGCATTCACTTACAAATTCAGCAGTTAACTAAAAAACAACAACAATGGAATCAAGAGTTAGAGAAAAAATTAGCTGAACAAATCAATGTTTTGCAAAAAACACAAGTACAACTTGTACAACAAGAAAAGTTCGCAGCTATGGGGCAATTGATCGCTGGCGTAGCTCATGAGATTAATAATCCTATTACTTGTATAGTTAATAATATTCCTCCTGCTTATGAATATGTAAAAAATTTAATAGCAGTTATCCAACTTTATCAACAATATTATTCTCAACCAGTACCAGAGATCGAAAATGCTTTAGAAGAGCTTGATATTGAGTTTGCTTCTGATGATCTGTTTAAACTCTTGAATTCTATGAAACTTAGTTCTGAACGAATCCAAGATATATCTGTTTCGCTACGTAATTTTTATCGCAGCGATATCTCGACAAAAATTGCTGTCAATTTACATGAATGCTTAGATAGTACTCTCTTGATTTTACGCCATCGTTTAAAAGCTTTAGGCGATCGCCCCGCTATTGAGATACTTAAACAATATGGTGAACTACCCAAAATATATTGTTATCCTGGTCTATTAAATCAAGTATTTATGAATCTTATTGCTAATGCTATTGATGCAGTAGAAGACGTACAACAACCTCAAATTCGCATTTCTACACAAGTTACAGATTCTCAAGTATTAATTACCATTGCTGACAACGGTGTTGGTATGACTGAAGAAATGACACATAAATTATTTCAACCATTATTCACTACTAAACCTTTTGGTAAAGGGACAGGGCTAGGCTTGTCAATTGCAAGTCAAATTATTGACGAAAAACATCATGGGCAATTAAAAGTCTCTTCAGAATATGGTAAAGGCAGCGAATTTATTATTTTTCTTCCTCTTTCTTAA
- a CDS encoding SDR family NAD(P)-dependent oxidoreductase, which yields MTKPQRCIVCKTVFLQEHSFYNKLCVECGNLNFSKRQQVADLGGMIAVVTGARVNIGYGVALRLLRNGATVIVTSRFPHDSAKRYAAEPDFSQWQHRLQIYGLDLRHLHSVEQFTQHICKFFSRLDIIINNAAQTVRRPLAFYRHLIEFESLSLKELPLEIQPLVSHNHAVNTESPALLAKKELTETNFAQSSAFLSQIPLLPEDNEDNSALLPPEMYTEDGQQIDLRPFNSWLMKDDEVSILELLEVHIINAIAPFVINSRLKRLMSNNKEINKYIINVSSMEGRFNDVDKPWRHPHTNMAKAALNQMTRTCAKEYAKYRIFMNAVDPGWISFQHPYHQAKSMQERGVYPPFDIDDAAARICDPIYLGINQNQTPFAKLFKDFREIDW from the coding sequence ATGACCAAACCACAACGTTGTATTGTCTGCAAGACAGTTTTTTTACAGGAGCATAGTTTTTATAATAAACTCTGCGTTGAGTGTGGGAATCTCAACTTTAGTAAACGTCAGCAAGTTGCTGATTTAGGAGGGATGATTGCCGTTGTCACAGGGGCTAGGGTAAATATTGGTTATGGGGTAGCATTGAGGCTGTTAAGAAATGGGGCGACTGTGATAGTAACTAGTCGTTTTCCTCATGATTCCGCAAAAAGGTATGCAGCAGAGCCAGATTTTTCACAATGGCAACATCGCTTGCAAATTTATGGACTGGATTTGCGTCATCTTCATAGTGTGGAACAATTTACTCAGCACATTTGCAAGTTCTTTTCACGACTTGATATTATTATTAATAATGCCGCGCAAACAGTGCGTCGTCCGCTTGCGTTTTATCGTCATTTAATTGAGTTTGAATCCTTATCTCTAAAAGAATTACCATTAGAAATACAACCTTTAGTCAGCCATAATCATGCTGTAAATACTGAAAGTCCTGCGTTGTTAGCCAAGAAAGAACTGACAGAGACGAATTTTGCCCAAAGTTCAGCTTTTCTCTCTCAAATTCCTTTACTACCCGAAGATAACGAGGATAATTCAGCTTTGCTACCTCCAGAAATGTATACCGAAGATGGGCAGCAAATTGATTTGCGTCCTTTTAATAGCTGGCTGATGAAGGATGATGAAGTAAGTATTTTAGAGTTATTGGAAGTGCATATAATTAATGCGATCGCTCCCTTTGTCATTAACAGCAGACTCAAGCGGTTAATGAGCAACAATAAAGAAATTAATAAATACATTATTAATGTTTCCTCAATGGAAGGACGATTTAACGATGTTGACAAGCCTTGGCGACATCCCCACACCAACATGGCCAAAGCTGCTCTCAATCAAATGACTCGTACTTGTGCCAAAGAATACGCCAAATATCGTATTTTTATGAATGCAGTAGACCCTGGATGGATTAGTTTTCAACATCCTTATCATCAAGCAAAATCCATGCAGGAACGCGGCGTTTATCCTCCCTTTGATATTGATGATGCGGCTGCACGCATTTGTGATCCAATTTATTTAGGAATTAACCAAAATCAAACACCTTTTGCTAAATTATTCAAAGACTTTAGAGAAATTGATTGGTAA
- a CDS encoding thylakoid membrane photosystem I accumulation factor, whose amino-acid sequence MISIEFSFLHKSIADWRRLVSKCLFLLMFLLILGMQPAFAGINDDVYDGNMFVVYAGNGSLVPSKFTLAQALAEHKPTVLAFYLDDSKDCKQYAIVISRIQEFYGRAAEIIPISVDTFLAKKTYEPTEPGYYYSGGVPQIVVFNQSGEVVFNKKGQVPYEEIDDKMREVFDLLPRTESVQLKRRSFNEFSSELAK is encoded by the coding sequence ATGATTAGTATTGAGTTTTCTTTTTTACATAAAAGCATTGCTGACTGGCGAAGGTTGGTTTCTAAATGCCTGTTTTTGCTGATGTTTCTGTTAATTTTGGGGATGCAGCCAGCATTTGCGGGTATAAACGATGATGTTTATGACGGCAATATGTTCGTGGTTTATGCTGGTAATGGGTCATTAGTACCATCCAAATTTACCCTAGCCCAAGCTTTGGCAGAACATAAACCTACAGTTTTGGCTTTCTATTTAGATGACAGCAAAGACTGTAAGCAATATGCGATCGTGATTTCGCGGATACAAGAATTTTACGGTAGAGCCGCCGAGATTATCCCTATTAGTGTTGATACTTTCCTCGCTAAAAAGACTTATGAACCCACCGAACCAGGATATTACTATTCTGGGGGTGTGCCTCAGATTGTAGTGTTTAATCAGTCTGGTGAGGTAGTTTTTAATAAGAAAGGTCAAGTGCCTTATGAAGAAATCGACGATAAAATGCGGGAAGTGTTTGATTTATTGCCTCGTACCGAATCAGTACAATTAAAAAGGCGATCGTTCAATGAGTTCAGTAGTGAGTTAGCCAAGTAA
- a CDS encoding MurT ligase domain-containing protein, giving the protein MKIIDRVRLGFAVSVAKSVTFLVRSLRLGAASVLPGSIARRIEPRLLQLLSQQVKNGVIIIAGTNGKTTTSLLLRTILENKGYRVCHNSTGANLENGLMTALLESTSLVGTLDVDYAILEVDENIVPKVLKPLQPRIILCLNLFRDQLDRYGEVDTISKRWTKVISTLPPETVVIPNADDPTLSLLGQQLQQKVLFFGLNEPENYLEAIPHAVDSIYCPQCGHSLDYQGVYLSHLGDFTCPSCGFSKSQPVLASKEWPQILVGLYNKYNTLAATTAAIELGVDEATIRDTINHFQAAFGRAEDLVIDGKRVRILLSKNPVGTNETIRVVTQSTDKTTLLVLNDRTPDGTDVSWIWDVDTEKLVERGGTLVVSGDRVYDMALRLRYSEKSADSNLNLIVEEDLHQAIAKALEHTPTTETLHILPTYSAMLEVREVLTGRKIL; this is encoded by the coding sequence ATGAAAATTATAGATAGAGTGCGTTTGGGTTTTGCGGTGTCGGTGGCGAAAAGCGTGACTTTTTTGGTGCGATCGCTGCGTCTGGGTGCTGCTAGTGTATTACCAGGGTCAATTGCGCGGCGAATTGAACCCAGGCTTTTACAATTATTGAGTCAGCAGGTGAAAAATGGGGTTATTATCATCGCTGGTACTAATGGTAAAACTACCACTTCGCTGCTGTTACGCACGATTTTAGAAAATAAGGGTTATCGTGTCTGTCATAATTCGACGGGTGCAAATCTGGAAAATGGGTTGATGACTGCTTTGCTAGAAAGCACCAGCTTGGTGGGGACTCTAGATGTCGATTATGCGATTTTGGAAGTAGATGAGAATATTGTTCCCAAGGTATTAAAGCCACTCCAACCAAGAATTATCCTCTGTTTAAACCTGTTCCGCGACCAACTTGATAGGTACGGTGAAGTAGATACTATCAGCAAGCGGTGGACTAAGGTTATCTCGACGCTTCCACCGGAAACCGTGGTAATTCCCAATGCTGATGACCCAACTTTATCGCTTCTCGGTCAGCAGTTACAGCAAAAGGTCTTATTCTTTGGCTTAAATGAACCTGAAAATTATTTAGAAGCTATTCCTCACGCTGTTGATTCTATCTATTGTCCTCAATGTGGACATTCTTTAGATTACCAAGGTGTATATTTATCTCACCTGGGAGATTTTACTTGTCCAAGTTGCGGTTTTAGTAAAAGTCAACCAGTATTAGCAAGTAAGGAATGGCCGCAAATCTTAGTTGGTTTGTACAACAAATACAACACCTTAGCAGCCACAACCGCAGCTATAGAATTAGGTGTTGATGAGGCGACAATCAGAGATACTATTAATCATTTCCAAGCTGCTTTCGGCCGTGCGGAAGATTTAGTAATTGATGGTAAACGGGTAAGAATTTTATTATCTAAAAATCCTGTAGGGACGAATGAAACAATTCGCGTCGTCACCCAAAGCACAGATAAAACCACATTATTAGTATTAAATGATCGCACCCCCGACGGCACAGATGTATCTTGGATTTGGGACGTAGATACAGAAAAATTAGTCGAACGGGGAGGAACCTTAGTAGTCAGTGGCGATCGCGTTTATGATATGGCGCTACGTCTGCGTTATAGTGAAAAATCGGCGGATAGTAATCTTAACTTAATTGTCGAAGAAGATTTACATCAAGCGATCGCCAAAGCCTTAGAACACACCCCAACAACCGAAACCCTCCACATCCTCCCCACCTATTCAGCCATGCTAGAAGTCCGCGAAGTCTTAACGGGAAGGAAAATTCTGTAA